One window of Lytechinus variegatus isolate NC3 chromosome 2, Lvar_3.0, whole genome shotgun sequence genomic DNA carries:
- the LOC121407047 gene encoding CAP-Gly domain-containing linker protein 2-like — protein sequence MNSSSSRSSSVKKPCRKKKPSYHANPAYHSGFFCHCSSCRSFHHLFVKDIDVVGKVCATVRDKSSLQLSNEAFLDRFRETQLNTKPNWIKLGDRVTAKGKYKGIVKYIGPLDDQVVSPPTYVGIQLDDPVGLHCGIINGKRYFETPKGRGLMVKYEEVSKRKPADKCPPIQGNTMFPSYEPGKYTRLWANSDVGSPVNQTEEWKERGRAKSAPPKQSEAEERASLNAQQSWSRAKWRISLMFKLDDKGTQRNRPDQLPPKVLQKISDWKKGLKGDEKEADQLAQTLKKLHLAQEKGRRELEEEREKEEREKARLEREKGRGKDWKGSNIKNCYIK from the exons ATGAATAGCTCTTCTTCAAGATCTTCTTCGGTGAAGAAACCTTGCAGAAAGAAAAAG CCTAGTTACCATGCCAACCCTGCCTACCACAGCGGCTTCTTCTGTCACTGTTCGTCTTGCCGATCCTTTCATCATCTCTTTGTAAAAGACATTGATGTGGTGGGTAAAGTCTGTGCCACTGTCAGGGATAAATCAAGCCTTCAGCTGAGCAACGAAGCCTTCCTGGATAGGTTCAGAGAGACCCAGCTCAACACAAAACCCAACTGGATCAAACTGGGCGATCGAGTCACAGCTAAGGGCAAGTATAAGG GTATTGTGAAGTATATTGGTCCTCTTGATGATCAAGTGGTATCCCCACCTACGTACGTAGGAATCCAGCTTGATGACCCAGTGGGATTGCATTGCGGCATCATCAATGGCAAGCGCTACTTTGAAACGCCAAAAGGGCGTGGCTTGATGGTGAAGTACGAAGAGGTGTCCAAGAGGAAACCTGCCGATAAGTGCCCCCCTATCCAGGGGAACACCATGTTTCCAAGCTACGAGCCAGGCAAATACACACGTCTTTGGGCCAATAG TGATGTAGGTTCACCGGTGAATCAGACTGAAGAgtggaaagaaagaggaagagctAAATCTGCACCACCAAAACAAAGTGAAGCAGAAGAAAGAGCGTCACTGAATGCTCAACAG TCTTGGTCTAGAGCCAAGTGGAGGATTAGCTTGATGTTCAAATTG gATGACAAAGGCACCCAGAGGAATCGGCCAGACCAACTCCCACCAAAGGTCCTCCAGAAGATCTCGGACTGGAAGAAGGGGCTCAAGGGGGATGAGAAAGAGGCAGATCAGCTGGCCCAGACCCTCAAAAAACTACACCTGGCCCAGGAGAAGGGGCGGAGAGAGctagaggaagaaagagagaaagaagagagagaaaaggcgaggttggaaagagagaaagggagaggaaAAGATTGGAAGGGGAGtaaca ttaaGAATTGCTATATAAAATAA